The sequence CTGGTCTTTATTGAATTTGGAGGGCCTTTTAAAATCAAAGGGTTTGACATTCAGGTGCGTACCTGACTGATCTTTTACCGGGACATGTTTTTTAATGGTAAAAACACGTGATTTAGAGGTTTGTTTGGCCATTAGACACATACCTTTCCGTTACTGTACTACTATAGTAGTAAAATAAACCTGTTCCACTTTTCCGCTGCTTAGTATTTGGTTAATACTGCTTTTTATCTTTTTTTTGACTTCTTCCTTCCCCTGTTGGTCTAGCAGGTCGGTAGATTCCTGGCTGCTAAAAATATCTATTACTATATCCCTGATCTGGGGGTTCCTGGTTTTTATTTCTTCTAAAGATGATTCTGCGGCCAATTCTAGGACCACCTCTGCTTTACCATATCTTGCCTGTCCCAGATCAGCCAGATTAACTATAATCTCCCCCACATCATAAGTAGGACCGAACACAACCTCCTCTGGTTCCTGGCCTGGAGAACAGGATAAGACTAGCAAAGGTATTAAAAATAATGTGGCCAGTAATAATATTTTGTCATATTTTTTTAGCATTAGATTGCTCCTTTGTATTACCGGGTTATAGTTCTTGCCTCATCTCTGCTGAGCACTAATATTTCTACCCTTCTGTTTTTAGCTCTTCCTTGTGCATTATCATTGGTGCCTATAGGTTTGGTATCTGCATATCCGGCTGCCACCACATCTCCGGGCAGCATCATCTGGTTATCAATCCAGTACTTTAAAACTGATACTGCCCTGGAGGTAGATAGTTCCCAGTTGGATGGATATTTGGCGGTATGGATAGGGACATTATCGGTATGGCCCTCCACCATAACCAGACCCCTATAAAACTTCAATGAATCAGCAATTATATTTAAAAGCGGTTTTACCTCATTGGTTAGCTGGGCACTGCCGGATTCAAACAAAACCCCCTCCGTCTCAATCCTGATAACCAACCTGCCCCCTTCAATCAATATATTTACATGTTCATCCAATCCTTCCCTGGTTATATTCTCTTTAAGCCCCCGGGCAATTCCTATTAATTCAGCATCACCTTCATTGGATAATCCCTTTCTTTGGTCTTCTTGTTCCTCCTCCCTCATCTCAATCTCCCAACCGTAACCAACTTTCTCAATATCCCTTATTATGGGAGGGGCAAACCTTTCAAAACTGACCACAGGACTGGTTTCTATCTGATTCATGGTAGCTTCCAGGGATTGTGGCTCATCAAAAATATAGTTATTATTATTAGTACCAAAAGCAATGCTAAATCCCATTGCAGTTTCCCTGAACTTCCTAAGGTCAATTACTGACATGGAATACAGTAATACAAAAAATACCAATAGCAGGGTAATCATATCCGAGTAAGTGGTCATCCATCGGTCCCGGTTTTCCTCGCTTCTATTATTTCTTTTGTTTAACTTCACTTTTTTTTGCCTTTTTCAAATTAAAGAAACTCTTTTCCTGTTTAGGTGCGGACTGGGCAAAAACCATAAGCTCTTCCTTGATAAGCCTGGGATTAGCCCCGCTTTGGATACCCAATATTCCCCTCAGCATTAATTGTTTTTCCCTTACTTCTGCTTCACTGTT is a genomic window of Actinomycetota bacterium containing:
- a CDS encoding flagellar motor protein MotB produces the protein MKLNKRNNRSEENRDRWMTTYSDMITLLLVFFVLLYSMSVIDLRKFRETAMGFSIAFGTNNNNYIFDEPQSLEATMNQIETSPVVSFERFAPPIIRDIEKVGYGWEIEMREEEQEDQRKGLSNEGDAELIGIARGLKENITREGLDEHVNILIEGGRLVIRIETEGVLFESGSAQLTNEVKPLLNIIADSLKFYRGLVMVEGHTDNVPIHTAKYPSNWELSTSRAVSVLKYWIDNQMMLPGDVVAAGYADTKPIGTNDNAQGRAKNRRVEILVLSRDEARTITR
- a CDS encoding flagellar basal body-associated FliL family protein, whose protein sequence is MLKKYDKILLLATLFLIPLLVLSCSPGQEPEEVVFGPTYDVGEIIVNLADLGQARYGKAEVVLELAAESSLEEIKTRNPQIRDIVIDIFSSQESTDLLDQQGKEEVKKKIKSSINQILSSGKVEQVYFTTIVVQ